One segment of Cutaneotrichosporon cavernicola HIS019 DNA, chromosome: 4 DNA contains the following:
- the VRG4 gene encoding uncharacterized protein (Transporter), which produces MSKPFVPTPALSRSGSPPLMRSTSSSSMYSNNAERRSDADEKLLMANLGGAQRPPSPSLAAKDTPAAPTSREQILPILNYCAASIMMTVVNKYVVSGSKFTMNFLLLAIQSSVCVLAVWSVKRAGIISVREFDIKDAKQWFPVSCLLVAVIYTGSKSLQFLSIPVYTIFKNLTIILIAYGEVFMFSGVVTGLTLVSFALMVGSSIIAAWADISAAWVPTLDQTTGRELTPLPTIGGVSVGYFWMALNCACSAAYVLYMRKRIKVTGFKDWDSMFYNNLLSIPVLVIASVIFENWGYESLSNNFPASNRTILLSAIVFSGAAAVFISYSTAWCVRVCGSTTYSMVGALNKLPVAASGMLFFGDAVSFGNVTAIGVGGIAGIVYAVAKTNQAKVEAAAKARQIGGGP; this is translated from the exons ATGTCCAAGCCCTTCGTCCCCACCCCAGCCCTCTCCCGTTCCGGGTCTCCCCCTCTCATGCGCTCCACATCCTCCAGCAGCATGTACTCTAACAATGCCGAGCGTCGctccgacgccgacgagaagcTCCTCAtggccaacctcggcggGGCTCAACgtcccccttcccccagtctggccgccaaggacacgcccgccgcccccaCGTCCCGCGAGCAAATCCTTCCTATCCTCAACTACTGCGCCGCGTCCATCATGATGACTGTAGTCAACAAG TACGTCGTGTCTGGCTCCAAGTTCACGATGAActttctcctcctcgccatccagTCATCGGTGTGCGTGCTCGCTGTCTGGAGCGTGAAGCGCGCGGGCATCATCTCTG TCCGTGAATTTGAcatcaaggacgccaagcaGTGGTTCCCGGTCTCCTGCTTACTTGTGGCCGTCATCTACACGGGCTCCAAGTCGCTGCAGTTCCTCTCGATTCCCGTCTACAC CATCTTCAAGAACCTGaccatcatcctcatcgcctACGGCGAAGTGTTCATGTTCAGCGGTGTTGTTACGGGCCTGACTCTTGTGTCGTTTGCTCTCATGGTCGGCTCGTCCATCATTGCCGCCTGGGCCGATATTTCTGCCGCTTGGGTGCCCACTCTTGACCAGACCACTGGCCGTGAGCTGACCCCCCTTCCTACCATTGGCGGTGTCAGCGTCGGCTACTTCTGGATGGCGCTTAACTGCGCCTGCTCGGCCGCCTACGTCCTCTACATGCGCAAGCGCATCAAGGTCACTGGCTTCAAGGACTGGGACTCTATGTTCTACAACAACCTTCTCTCGATTCCCGTCCTTGTCATTGCCTCTGTCATCTTTGAGAACTGGGGCTACGAGAGCCTCTCCAACAACTTCCCGGCGTCGAACCGCACCATCCTGCTTTCGGCGATCGTCTTCTCGggtgccgccgccgtgtTCATCTCGTACAGCACGGCGTGGTGCGTCCGTGTCTGCGGCTCGACCACTTACTC GATGGTCGGCGCTCTCAACAAGCTCCCTGTGGCTGCCTCTGGCATGCTTTTCTTCGGCGACGCGGTGTCGTTTGGCAACGTCACGGccatcggcgtcggtggcaTTGCCGGTATTGTctacgccgtcgccaagaccaaccaggccaaggtcgaggccgctgCCAAGGCTCGCCAGATCGGTGGCGGCCCTTAG
- the GUA1 gene encoding uncharacterized protein (GMP synthase C terminal domain) translates to MASAEIHDLYDSILILDFGSQYSHLITRRCRELGVYCEMLPCTQKMADLTWKPKGIILSGSPYSVYASDAPHVDPAFFEAGVPTLGICYGLQETATVFGGKVEPHTHKEYGSAFITVEKTGKPHADALFGSIDFGKEGLQVWMSHGDQLSELPPNFVTLAHTPTSPWTAIAHESRPIYGVQFHPEVTHSPKGKEVIGAFVNDICGIKGGWSMETFIPKEIKRIREICGDKGQVIGAVSGGVDSTVAAKIMHEAIGDRFHAIMVDNGVLRMDEASKVKKMLVEDLGVNLTVVDASDRFLDLLKGVEDPERKRKIIGNTFIEVFEEEAAKIEKECAADTARGPIEWLLQGTLYPDVIESISFKGPSATIKTHHNVGGLLDDMKLKLIEPLRELFKDEVRALGRLLNIPAHLVGRHPFPGPGLAIRILGEVTRDQVKILQAADEIYIEEIRKAGLYDAISQAFAALLPVRAVGVMGDARTYDQVIALRAVSTEDFMTADWFEFPPSVLKKISSRITNEVRGVNRVVYDITSKPPGTVEWL, encoded by the exons ATGGCGTCCGCTGAGATCCACGACCTCTACGACTCGATCCTCATCCTTGATTTTGGGTCGCAG TACTCGCACCTGATCacgcgccgctgccgtgAGCTGGGC GTGTACTGCGAGATGCTCCCATGCACGCAGAAGATGGCCGACCTCACTTGGAAGCCTAAGG GTATCATCCTCTCGGGCTCGCCATACAGCGTCTACGCGTCTGACGCGCCCCACGTCGACCCCGCCTTCTTTGAGGCTGGCGTGCCCACCCTCGGTATCTGCTACGGTCTGCAGGAGACGGCGACCGTGTttggcggcaaggtcgagccCCACACGCACAAGGAGTACGGATCGGCGTTCATCACGGTCGAGAAGACGGGCAAGCCCCACGCCGACGCTCTCTTCGGGAGCATCGACTtcggcaaggagggccTGCAGGTTTGGATGTCGCACGGCGACCAGCTCTCCGAGCTTCCCCCCAACTTTGTCACCCTCGCCCACACCCCCACTTCGCCTTGGACTGCGATCGCGCACGAGAGCCGGCCGATCTACGGCGTCCAGTTCCACCCCGAGGTCACCCACTCgcccaagggcaaggaggtgATTGGTGCCTTCGTCAACGACATCTGCGGCATCAAGGGCGGGTGGAGCATGGAGACGTTCATCCCCAAGGAGATTAAGCGTATCCGTGAGATCTGCGGCGACAAGGGCCAGGTCATTGGCGCTGTCTCGGGTGGTGTCGACTCGACTGTTGCTGCCAAGATCATGCACGAGGCGATCGGGGACCGCTTCCACGCCATCATGGTTGACAACGGTGTGCTTCGCATGGACGAGGCCagcaaggtcaagaagatgctggtcgaggacctcggcgtcaacCTCACTGTTGTCGACGCTTCGGAccgcttcctcgacctcctcaaggGTGTCGAGGACCCCGAGCGGAAGCGCAAGATTATTGGCAACACGTTCATCGAGGtgtttgaggaggaggccgccaagatcgagaaggagtgcgccgccgacacTGCCCGCGGACCCATCGAGTGGCTCCTCCAGGGCACGCTGTACCCGGACGTGATTGAGAGCATCTCGTTCAAGGGTCCCTCGGCGACGATCAAGACCCACCACAACGTCGGCGGTCTGCTTGACGACATgaagctcaagctcatcgAGCCCCTTCGTGAGCTCttcaaggacgaggtccgcgccctcggccgTCTCCTTAACATCCCtgcccacctcgtcggccgccaCCCCTTCCCCGGCCCGGGTCTCGCTATTCGtatcctcggcgaggttACGCGCGATCAGGTCAAGATCCTCCAGGCTGCCGACGAGATCTACATCGAGGAGATCCGCAAGGCTGGCCTTTACGACGCCATCTCGCAGGCGTTTgccgctctcctccccgtccGCGCTGTCGGTGTCATGGGCGACGCCCGTACCTACGACCAGGTCATTGCCCTCCGTGCCGTCTCCACCGAGGACTTTATGACTGCCGACTGGTTCGAGTTCCCCCCCTCGGTCCTCAAGAAGATCTCGAGCCGCATCACCAACGAGGTTCGCGGCGTAAACCGTGTCGTCTACGACATTACTTCCAAGCCTCCCGGAACCGTCGAGTGGCTGTAA